The Peribacillus sp. FSL P2-0133 genome has a segment encoding these proteins:
- a CDS encoding ATP-grasp fold amidoligase family protein, with product MIFQIKNTLRKISNRNKSIKKLYLSANKIKVRAVSKISDERFAKMKYKENTGKKLNIENPVLFNEKLWWLKINNRDPLLTICSDKYKVRDYIKKCGLEQILTNIYGVYNNADEIKFEELPDKVFIKCNHGSGTNIIYDRNTFFDEEKFKRNFNYALKQNYYLQSREWNYKNIIPKLIVEEVLESEDNSSLIDYRFLCFKGKVKLIFVDIDTTNPDGSHSADARRNIYDTNFNHLDVKVGREHFDQSLISKPQNLDKMIEYAEILSKPFPHCRVDLYNIKGKIYFGEITFYHGGGSQNITPLEWDKKMGSWIDIESETVVKK from the coding sequence ATGATTTTTCAAATCAAAAATACGTTAAGAAAAATTTCTAATAGAAATAAATCAATAAAAAAACTATACCTATCAGCTAATAAAATTAAAGTTAGGGCAGTATCTAAAATAAGTGATGAAAGATTTGCTAAGATGAAATATAAAGAAAATACAGGTAAAAAATTGAATATAGAAAATCCTGTATTATTTAATGAAAAATTATGGTGGTTGAAAATTAATAATAGAGATCCTTTATTAACTATTTGTTCCGATAAATATAAAGTTAGAGACTATATAAAAAAGTGTGGATTAGAACAAATATTGACCAATATTTATGGGGTATACAATAATGCTGATGAAATTAAATTTGAAGAACTGCCAGATAAAGTTTTCATCAAATGCAATCATGGTTCAGGTACAAATATAATATATGATAGGAATACCTTTTTTGATGAAGAGAAATTTAAAAGGAATTTTAATTATGCTTTGAAACAGAACTATTATTTACAATCAAGAGAGTGGAATTATAAAAACATTATACCTAAATTAATAGTTGAAGAAGTATTAGAAAGTGAAGATAATAGTTCATTAATAGATTATCGATTTCTATGCTTTAAAGGAAAAGTAAAGTTAATATTTGTAGATATAGATACAACTAATCCTGATGGGTCTCATAGTGCAGATGCTCGAAGAAATATATATGATACAAACTTTAATCATCTAGATGTGAAAGTAGGAAGGGAACACTTTGATCAATCCTTAATATCCAAACCTCAAAACTTAGATAAAATGATTGAATATGCAGAGATACTATCTAAACCGTTTCCTCACTGTAGGGTAGATTTGTACAATATTAAAGGGAAAATTTATTTTGGAGAAATAACTTTTTATCACGGTGGTGGTTCACAAAATATAACTCCGCTAGAGTGGGACAAGAAAATGGGTAGCTGGATAGATATAGAAAGTGAAACAGTAGTGAAAAAATAA
- a CDS encoding glycosyltransferase family 4 protein, with the protein MQNKKVLQICAIDLSVDALLKPLILKSMEEGYEVHNACTDTGRFERLRTEGLTMVDIKIDRQINPVSNLKSVIKLFKLMKREKYDIVHVHTPIAALIGRVAARLAGIENIIYTAHGFYFHEEMSPRQYKLFYYIEKYAARFLTDWLLLQSREDYELALKDKFCHKEDRILHLSNGVDIHNKFNPNLKSLSKIDELKSNLGVDQADVVFMFVGRLVKEKGIFELLEAFNGISKMHNNIKLILIGSLLESERDQSSYHKMKELLNNPGIIQLGFRKDIPDLMAISDVFVLPSYREGLPRSIIEAMSMKLPVIATNIRGCREEVFNDRNGYLVNKGSSKELSDKMIQLFLNEDKRVKFGNESRKIVEELFDEEKVINKQINLFNYLISKKKKSDYIEKTI; encoded by the coding sequence ATGCAAAATAAAAAAGTACTACAAATTTGTGCAATTGATTTGAGTGTTGATGCTCTATTAAAGCCATTGATACTCAAGTCAATGGAGGAAGGGTATGAGGTACATAACGCATGTACAGACACAGGGCGATTTGAAAGGTTAAGAACAGAAGGGTTGACGATGGTGGATATAAAAATCGATCGCCAAATCAACCCTGTTTCTAATCTCAAATCAGTTATTAAACTGTTCAAGTTAATGAAAAGGGAAAAATATGATATTGTCCATGTACATACACCAATTGCCGCCTTAATAGGTAGGGTTGCAGCCAGATTGGCCGGTATAGAAAATATAATTTATACAGCTCACGGTTTTTATTTTCATGAAGAAATGTCACCTAGACAATATAAACTTTTCTATTATATCGAAAAATATGCTGCCCGCTTTTTGACAGATTGGCTCCTCTTACAAAGCAGAGAAGATTATGAGCTTGCTTTAAAAGATAAATTCTGTCATAAAGAAGATCGTATACTGCATTTGAGTAACGGTGTTGATATCCATAATAAATTTAATCCTAACCTGAAGTCACTATCTAAAATAGATGAACTTAAATCTAATCTTGGTGTTGATCAGGCGGATGTTGTGTTTATGTTTGTAGGACGGTTAGTAAAAGAAAAAGGAATTTTTGAACTATTAGAAGCTTTTAATGGTATTTCTAAAATGCATAATAATATTAAACTGATATTAATAGGAAGTCTGCTAGAAAGTGAACGGGACCAAAGTAGTTATCATAAGATGAAAGAGTTATTAAATAACCCAGGGATTATCCAATTAGGATTTAGAAAAGATATTCCTGATCTAATGGCTATAAGTGATGTATTTGTTCTCCCATCTTATCGTGAAGGCTTACCAAGATCTATTATTGAAGCAATGTCAATGAAGTTACCGGTTATTGCAACAAATATTAGGGGATGTCGGGAAGAAGTGTTTAACGATAGAAATGGTTATTTGGTGAATAAAGGATCATCAAAAGAATTGTCTGACAAGATGATCCAGCTTTTCTTAAATGAAGATAAAAGAGTGAAATTTGGAAACGAGAGCCGGAAAATTGTAGAAGAACTATTTGATGAAGAAAAAGTGATAAATAAACAAATAAATTTATTTAACTATTTAATTTCTAAAAAGAAAAAGAGTGATTATATTGAAAAGACTATTTGA
- a CDS encoding oligosaccharide flippase family protein encodes MWKKLKNIFSKLSWSLFGNIIYALSQWIIITIIARFGSTADLGVYSLGLAITAPIVLFFSFQLRTFLATDSNNEYNFAQYFGGRIIHLTISFILIIPIAFLYSNNIETILVIILLGIIKYFEGLSDICMGLYQKKSKIDIIGKSQMYRGISSIVAVGILYFYTRSLIFSLLGLLIVMIVRLVNYDLKHLKPLGEFTPVFDRSSIQLMKMAFPLGVVSLISSLNTNIPKYFLEYFSGTEEVGIFSALYYILIASNMLITPISLLVAPGIANAYKQNKIKKFLKVNLQLSMVSVIVSLLIITLIVLQGEFILNILYGSKYTPYNDSFIIISSSLIFGFLTTFFTVSIVAARAIQIQPIMNLIVTIVTIISSYYFISTDGINGASYTLLISRMFQALLSGSLLFYIIYKKNKFYHVK; translated from the coding sequence ATGTGGAAAAAATTAAAAAATATATTTTCTAAATTATCATGGTCCTTGTTTGGGAATATAATTTATGCATTGTCCCAATGGATTATTATTACTATAATTGCCAGATTTGGCTCTACTGCTGACCTTGGAGTCTACTCTCTTGGATTAGCTATTACTGCTCCCATTGTACTTTTTTTTAGCTTTCAATTAAGAACCTTTTTAGCGACTGACAGTAATAATGAATATAATTTCGCTCAATATTTTGGTGGGAGAATTATACACTTAACTATTTCTTTCATATTGATAATTCCTATAGCATTTCTTTATAGTAACAATATTGAAACTATTTTAGTTATCATATTATTAGGGATTATTAAGTATTTTGAAGGTTTAAGTGATATTTGTATGGGGCTTTATCAAAAGAAAAGCAAGATTGATATAATAGGAAAATCCCAAATGTATAGAGGGATTTCTAGTATAGTTGCAGTAGGTATCCTTTATTTTTATACTCGAAGCCTTATTTTCTCTCTTCTGGGGTTGCTAATTGTAATGATAGTAAGATTAGTGAATTATGATCTGAAACATTTGAAACCTTTGGGGGAATTTACTCCTGTATTTGATCGTAGCTCGATACAATTAATGAAGATGGCATTTCCATTAGGGGTAGTTTCGTTGATTAGTTCCTTGAACACTAATATCCCAAAATACTTTCTTGAATATTTTTCAGGGACTGAAGAGGTAGGAATATTTTCAGCATTATATTATATATTAATCGCTAGCAATATGCTGATTACACCAATTTCGTTACTGGTTGCCCCTGGAATTGCTAATGCATACAAACAAAATAAAATCAAAAAGTTTTTGAAAGTTAACTTGCAATTATCTATGGTCTCAGTAATTGTTTCTTTATTAATAATCACTTTAATTGTTCTACAAGGAGAATTTATACTGAATATTTTATATGGTAGTAAGTATACTCCCTATAATGATTCTTTTATAATAATTTCATCTTCCCTGATATTTGGTTTTCTTACAACCTTTTTCACTGTGTCCATTGTTGCTGCAAGAGCTATTCAAATACAACCCATAATGAATTTAATAGTAACTATTGTTACCATAATTAGCAGTTACTATTTCATTAGTACAGATGGTATTAATGGAGCATCATATACCCTATTAATCTCTCGTATGTTTCAAGCTTTACTTAGTGGCAGTTTATTGTTTTATATTATATATAAAAAAAATAAATTCTATCACGTCAAATGA
- a CDS encoding NAD-dependent epimerase → MKVLVTGAAGFIGSHLSKKLLTNGNTVIGIDNLNDYYDVNLKKSRLSLIENKNFYFEKTNLEDRESINAIFEKHMPDAVVNLAAQAGVRYSLENPHAYIESNIVGFTNILEACRHNKVGQLIYASSSSVYGANTNLPFSVHDNVDHPISLYAATKKANELMAHTYSHLYGLPTTGLRFFTVYGPWGRPDMALFLFTKAIINGEPIKVFNNGNMMRDFTYVDDIVESIFRLIQQKPEPNLEWSGKKPDPGTSYAPYKVYNIGNNNPVTLMEFINAIEEKLGIEAKKEFLPLQAGDVPETYADVEDLYRDINFKPQTDIKDGISNFIDWYREYYGV, encoded by the coding sequence ATGAAAGTATTAGTTACGGGTGCAGCTGGTTTCATAGGCTCTCATTTATCAAAAAAGTTATTAACAAACGGTAATACGGTTATTGGAATTGATAATTTAAATGACTACTATGATGTGAATTTAAAAAAATCCCGACTTTCGTTGATAGAAAATAAAAATTTTTATTTTGAGAAAACGAATCTCGAAGATCGCGAGAGCATTAATGCTATTTTTGAAAAACATATGCCAGACGCAGTTGTAAATTTAGCTGCTCAAGCAGGCGTACGCTATAGCTTAGAGAATCCACATGCATACATTGAATCAAACATAGTGGGTTTTACTAACATTTTAGAAGCATGTCGCCACAACAAAGTTGGACAGCTAATTTATGCCTCCTCGAGTTCAGTATATGGTGCAAATACGAACCTTCCATTTTCTGTTCATGATAATGTGGATCATCCAATTAGTTTGTATGCTGCAACGAAGAAAGCAAATGAATTAATGGCACATACATATAGTCACTTATATGGCTTGCCTACTACTGGACTTCGGTTCTTTACTGTATATGGTCCATGGGGTAGACCAGACATGGCCTTGTTCTTGTTTACAAAGGCAATTATCAACGGTGAACCTATAAAAGTATTTAATAACGGAAATATGATGCGCGACTTTACGTATGTTGATGATATTGTTGAAAGTATTTTTCGTTTGATTCAACAAAAGCCAGAACCAAATTTAGAATGGAGCGGAAAGAAACCTGATCCAGGAACAAGTTATGCTCCATACAAGGTTTATAATATAGGAAATAACAATCCAGTAACATTGATGGAGTTTATCAATGCTATCGAAGAAAAATTAGGAATTGAAGCTAAGAAAGAGTTTTTACCACTTCAAGCCGGTGATGTTCCGGAAACATATGCGGATGTTGAGGATTTATATCGTGATATCAATTTTAAACCTCAAACGGATATTAAAGATGGAATTAGCAACTTTATTGATTGGTACAGAGAATATTATGGAGTGTGA
- a CDS encoding acetyltransferase, with protein sequence MKKICIIGQGGHSKVIEDILLSLKEYEIGAYLDDRFIDTKHKNGTLYGPISLVNQLISNSHFSFIVAIGNNEIRKKIVETLKIPYDRYALLIHRSAIISPTASIGLGTVVMPGAIINADTQVGQHAIINTGVVVEHENRIGNFVHLSPNATLTGNVQVDEGSHIGAGVTVIPNISIGNWCIVGAGATVIRDVGEFKKVVGTPAKLIE encoded by the coding sequence ATGAAAAAGATCTGTATTATTGGGCAGGGTGGCCATAGTAAAGTAATTGAGGATATTTTACTTTCTTTAAAGGAATACGAAATAGGGGCATATTTAGATGACAGATTTATAGATACTAAACATAAGAATGGGACTTTATATGGTCCCATTTCCTTAGTTAATCAATTGATAAGTAACTCCCATTTTAGTTTTATTGTTGCAATAGGAAATAATGAAATTCGTAAGAAAATTGTAGAAACATTAAAAATTCCGTACGACCGTTATGCACTTCTAATACATCGAAGTGCAATTATAAGCCCAACCGCTTCAATAGGATTAGGAACGGTTGTAATGCCAGGTGCCATTATTAATGCAGATACTCAGGTTGGACAGCATGCTATAATAAACACAGGTGTGGTTGTAGAACATGAGAACAGAATTGGGAACTTTGTTCATCTCTCTCCAAATGCTACATTAACTGGAAATGTTCAAGTAGATGAAGGAAGTCATATCGGCGCAGGTGTAACGGTTATTCCAAATATAAGCATAGGTAATTGGTGTATTGTTGGTGCAGGAGCAACTGTTATACGAGATGTAGGGGAATTCAAAAAAGTAGTAGGGACACCTGCTAAATTAATAGAATAG
- a CDS encoding glycosyltransferase, with protein MSKLKIIHIIVGLNVGGAETMLFKLLKNADHTKFDFEVISMMDEGVFGPKIRELGIPVHTLGMKRGIINPFFIKRARSLVKDAQIIQTWMYHADFFGFLIKNRSTKQKLIWGIRHSNLEKNMNKSLVLKIAKLNALLSKKVDSIISCSINAAEIHAKFGYSTSNMITIPNGFELDTFYKLPNAKSLIEKEIKLPKNKPLIVHVGRWNVQKDYPNLIKAIHLIQLKRSDVNFLLCGVNIDENNKELIGLLKQNKVEENVFLLGKREDIPKILSAADILISSSSGEGFSNVIGEAMSCETPCIVTDVGDSAFIVGPYGVVVPPRNAEMLAHATNEFLNKTEEEKKLLGKQARKRVIEEFEVKKIVSKFEDQYKIK; from the coding sequence ATGTCTAAGCTGAAAATTATCCACATTATAGTTGGATTAAATGTGGGTGGCGCAGAAACTATGCTTTTCAAGCTGTTAAAAAATGCTGACCATACAAAGTTTGATTTCGAAGTTATCTCTATGATGGATGAAGGGGTTTTCGGTCCTAAAATAAGAGAGTTGGGAATACCAGTGCATACTCTAGGGATGAAAAGAGGTATAATTAATCCTTTTTTTATAAAAAGGGCTAGGTCTCTTGTAAAAGATGCACAGATTATTCAAACATGGATGTATCATGCAGATTTCTTTGGTTTTTTAATTAAAAATCGTTCCACTAAACAAAAACTTATATGGGGTATAAGACACTCGAATCTTGAGAAAAATATGAATAAAAGTTTGGTATTAAAGATTGCTAAATTAAATGCATTACTTTCCAAAAAGGTAGATTCTATAATCAGTTGCTCAATAAATGCAGCAGAAATTCATGCGAAATTTGGTTACAGTACTTCTAATATGATAACAATACCAAATGGTTTTGAATTAGATACATTTTATAAACTACCTAATGCAAAGAGTTTAATTGAGAAAGAAATAAAATTACCTAAAAATAAACCGCTTATAGTACATGTAGGAAGATGGAATGTCCAAAAGGATTACCCGAATTTAATAAAGGCAATTCATTTAATTCAGTTAAAGAGGTCAGATGTAAACTTTTTACTATGTGGAGTAAATATTGATGAAAATAATAAAGAACTAATAGGATTATTAAAGCAAAATAAGGTTGAAGAAAATGTGTTTTTACTTGGTAAAAGAGAAGATATACCGAAAATTCTCTCTGCTGCTGATATATTGATTTCATCATCCTCTGGAGAAGGTTTTTCAAATGTTATTGGTGAAGCTATGTCTTGTGAAACTCCATGTATTGTAACCGATGTTGGTGATTCGGCATTTATTGTCGGTCCTTATGGTGTAGTGGTTCCTCCTCGTAATGCTGAAATGCTTGCGCATGCAACAAATGAATTTTTAAATAAAACCGAAGAAGAAAAAAAATTATTAGGTAAACAAGCAAGAAAAAGGGTTATTGAGGAATTCGAAGTAAAGAAAATTGTAAGTAAATTCGAAGATCAATATAAAATCAAATAA
- a CDS encoding sugar transferase, translated as MKRLFDFIFSFLGLIFLSPVFLITGLLIRCKLGSPIIFKQQRPGMYGKSFNVYKFRSMTDERDEKGELLPDHVRLTKFGQLLRKLSLDELPQLYNVLKGDISLVGPRPLLIEYLELYTPEQARRHEVRPGITGWAQVNGRNAILWEEKFELDVWYVDNRSFWLDMKILFMTVHKVFKSEGISQNGHVTIEKFRGTYQKESMQERHL; from the coding sequence TTGAAAAGACTATTTGATTTTATTTTCTCTTTTTTAGGGCTTATCTTTTTGTCACCCGTTTTTTTGATAACTGGTTTGCTTATAAGGTGTAAGTTAGGATCACCTATAATATTTAAACAACAACGTCCTGGAATGTATGGAAAGTCGTTTAATGTTTACAAATTTCGCTCTATGACAGATGAGCGGGATGAAAAAGGTGAATTGCTGCCAGACCATGTGCGTTTAACAAAGTTTGGACAGTTACTTCGAAAGCTTAGTTTGGATGAATTGCCCCAACTGTATAATGTATTAAAAGGTGATATTAGTCTAGTCGGTCCTCGTCCGTTATTAATAGAGTATTTGGAGTTATATACACCTGAGCAAGCTAGACGGCATGAAGTCCGTCCAGGTATTACTGGCTGGGCACAGGTAAATGGTCGAAATGCTATTTTATGGGAGGAAAAATTCGAATTGGATGTTTGGTATGTTGATAATCGTTCTTTTTGGTTGGATATGAAAATCCTATTTATGACAGTGCATAAGGTGTTTAAGTCTGAAGGTATTAGTCAGAATGGCCATGTTACCATTGAAAAATTTAGAGGTACATATCAAAAAGAATCAATGCAAGAGAGGCATTTATGA
- a CDS encoding nucleotide sugar dehydrogenase, with protein MNRKIAVVGLGYVGLPVAVAFGKTHPIVGFDINEHRINTLIDGIDYTNEVETNDLLAAEIEFTNDGSRLHDSDFIIVAVPTPINENKQPDLTPLLKASETVGAYLSKGTIVVYESTVYPGATEEECVPVLEKASGLKAGKDFFVGYSPERINPGDKEHKFTTITKVVSGQNEDVLETVASVYGSVVEAGVYRASSIKVAEAAKVIENTQRDLNIALMNELSIIFDRLNIDTNEVLKAAGTKWNFLKFSPGLVGGHCIGVDPYYLTHKAESVGYHPEVILAGRRINDEMGKFIATSLVKQMIHKNMPIQGARVTVLGLTFKENVPDLRNSKVIDVIRELEEFGIEVQVTDAMADFGEAVKEYGVELIPHNQLKPADVVVFAVAHDDYIQKGWEQFSQLLKHGKGIVVDIKSVLERETCPDNITLWRL; from the coding sequence ATGAATAGAAAAATAGCAGTAGTTGGACTTGGATACGTAGGATTACCAGTAGCAGTTGCTTTTGGTAAAACACATCCCATTGTTGGTTTTGATATTAATGAACACCGTATTAATACCTTAATAGATGGAATAGATTATACAAATGAAGTAGAGACTAATGATCTCTTAGCAGCTGAAATTGAGTTTACCAATGATGGGTCTAGATTGCATGATAGTGATTTTATTATTGTCGCTGTTCCAACCCCAATTAATGAAAATAAGCAACCAGATTTAACGCCATTACTAAAGGCTTCAGAAACAGTAGGTGCATATCTATCAAAAGGTACAATTGTTGTATATGAGTCAACTGTCTACCCTGGGGCAACAGAGGAAGAATGTGTTCCAGTACTGGAGAAAGCATCGGGCCTAAAAGCAGGGAAGGACTTCTTTGTTGGGTATTCACCTGAACGTATTAATCCAGGAGACAAGGAGCATAAATTCACAACAATTACCAAGGTTGTATCAGGACAAAATGAAGATGTATTAGAAACTGTAGCTAGTGTATATGGATCTGTAGTAGAAGCAGGTGTTTACCGTGCTAGTTCAATTAAGGTAGCAGAAGCCGCAAAAGTTATTGAAAATACCCAACGTGATCTTAACATTGCACTGATGAACGAGTTATCCATTATATTTGACCGTCTAAATATTGATACGAATGAAGTATTGAAGGCAGCTGGAACGAAATGGAACTTCCTGAAATTTTCCCCTGGTTTAGTTGGGGGACATTGTATTGGTGTTGACCCATATTATTTAACACATAAAGCAGAAAGCGTAGGTTATCACCCCGAAGTTATTTTAGCGGGCCGCCGAATTAATGATGAAATGGGTAAATTCATTGCAACTTCTTTGGTTAAACAAATGATTCATAAAAATATGCCTATACAAGGGGCAAGAGTAACTGTACTGGGTCTTACCTTTAAGGAAAATGTACCAGATCTTCGTAATTCTAAAGTAATAGATGTTATTCGAGAACTAGAGGAGTTTGGTATTGAGGTCCAAGTTACAGATGCAATGGCTGACTTTGGTGAAGCAGTAAAAGAGTACGGGGTTGAATTAATTCCTCATAATCAACTTAAACCAGCAGATGTAGTTGTTTTTGCTGTAGCCCACGATGATTATATTCAAAAAGGGTGGGAACAATTTAGTCAATTACTTAAGCACGGTAAAGGAATAGTTGTTGATATTAAGAGTGTGTTAGAAAGAGAAACCTGCCCTGATAATATTACTCTTTGGAGATTATAG
- a CDS encoding aminotransferase class I/II-fold pyridoxal phosphate-dependent enzyme, translated as MTQSTIQQKRIFLSSPHMSGNEQKYINEAFESNWIAPLGPNVDAFEKELAEYAGTKGAAALSSGTAAIHLALQLLDVKQNDKVFCSSLTFIASANPIVYQKAEPVFIDSEPDTWNMSPKALERALVDAKQQGNLPKAVIVVNLYGQSAKMDEIVSLCNQYRVPIIEDAAESIGSTYKGKKSGSFGKFGIYSFNGNKIITTSGGGMLVSDDEESLRKARFLATQARDSAMYYQHSQIGFNYRMSNILAGIGRAQLEVLDNRINARRLVFQRYEQALEQIEGLQFMPELEDTFSNRWLTTLTVNSEKLGFSPVDIINSLADVNIEARPVWKPLHLQPIFEGCKYYPHDEKVSISDHLFANGICLPSGSNMTIEEQERVINTILVTLSKK; from the coding sequence ATGACACAATCAACTATACAGCAGAAAAGAATATTTTTGTCATCACCACATATGAGTGGAAACGAACAAAAATATATTAATGAAGCGTTTGAATCCAACTGGATTGCGCCGCTTGGTCCGAATGTTGACGCCTTTGAAAAAGAATTGGCTGAGTATGCGGGCACAAAGGGTGCAGCGGCACTCAGCTCCGGTACAGCAGCAATCCATTTAGCGTTACAATTGTTAGATGTAAAACAGAACGATAAAGTGTTCTGTTCTTCCCTTACATTTATTGCTAGCGCTAACCCGATTGTTTATCAGAAGGCAGAGCCAGTCTTTATTGATTCAGAGCCAGACACTTGGAATATGTCCCCAAAAGCATTAGAAAGGGCGCTTGTTGACGCAAAGCAACAAGGCAATCTTCCAAAAGCAGTTATTGTGGTGAATTTATATGGCCAGAGTGCTAAAATGGATGAAATTGTATCACTTTGTAATCAATATAGAGTGCCTATTATTGAAGATGCAGCTGAATCTATTGGTTCAACATATAAAGGAAAGAAAAGCGGATCTTTCGGTAAGTTTGGGATTTATTCATTTAATGGAAATAAAATTATTACTACATCTGGCGGTGGGATGCTCGTGTCAGATGATGAAGAATCGTTACGGAAAGCTAGATTTTTAGCCACGCAAGCACGAGATTCTGCTATGTATTACCAGCATAGTCAGATAGGTTTTAATTATCGTATGAGTAATATTCTTGCAGGTATAGGACGGGCACAGCTAGAGGTATTGGACAACCGTATAAATGCTAGACGGTTAGTTTTTCAACGATATGAACAAGCCCTAGAACAAATTGAAGGCTTACAATTTATGCCTGAACTAGAGGATACGTTTTCTAATCGTTGGTTAACTACATTAACAGTAAATAGCGAAAAACTCGGATTTTCTCCAGTGGATATAATTAATTCATTAGCGGATGTAAATATTGAAGCAAGGCCTGTATGGAAACCACTTCATCTCCAGCCAATTTTTGAAGGGTGCAAATACTATCCCCATGATGAAAAGGTAAGTATCTCAGATCATCTCTTTGCAAACGGTATTTGCTTGCCATCAGGTTCAAATATGACGATTGAAGAACAGGAAAGAGTAATTAACACTATTTTAGTTACACTTTCTAAAAAATAA